A window of Clostridium sp. Marseille-P299 contains these coding sequences:
- a CDS encoding V-type ATP synthase subunit A codes for MSTGIIKKVAGPLVIAEGMRDADMFDVVRVSNQRLIGEIIEIHGDQASIQVYEETSGLGPGEPVESTGAPLSVELGPGLIGSIFDGIQRPLVDIMNAVGNSLTRGVELPALKRETVWNFKKCVNVGDEVEAGDIIGTVEETEIVTHKIMVPHRVSGKVTSIEDGDYRIEDPVAVITAADGTEHKVTMMQKWPVRVGRPYKEKLSPDMPLVTGQRVIDTLFPIAKGGVAAVPGPFGSGKTVVQHQLAKWAEADIVVYIGCGERGNEMTDVLNEFPELKDPKTGHSLMERTVLIANTSDMPVAAREASIYVGITIAEYFRDMGYSVALMADSTSRWAEALREMSGRLEEMPGEEGYPAYLGSRLAQFYERAGRVISTGKEGREGALSVIGAVSPPGGDISEPVSQATLRIVKVFWGLDSNLAYRRHFPAINWLTSYSLYVDRLGKWFNNNVHDDYMDLRARIMKMLHDESELDEIVKLVGMDALSAPDRLKLEAARSIREDFLHQDAFHEVDTYTSLDKQYRMMELVLNYYDISLDALSKGVSIDALVKLPVRENIGRFKYVKAELMEEEFYRILNTLHNQTEELLQKEDA; via the coding sequence ATGAGTACAGGAATAATTAAAAAAGTTGCTGGACCCTTGGTAATTGCAGAAGGTATGCGTGATGCAGATATGTTTGACGTGGTACGTGTAAGCAATCAACGACTCATCGGTGAGATCATAGAAATTCATGGTGACCAAGCTTCTATTCAGGTTTATGAAGAAACATCTGGCTTAGGACCAGGGGAACCAGTAGAATCCACAGGTGCACCACTTAGCGTTGAACTTGGACCAGGATTAATTGGAAGTATATTTGATGGTATTCAAAGACCATTGGTTGATATCATGAATGCAGTGGGTAATAGTTTAACAAGAGGTGTTGAACTACCTGCATTAAAGAGAGAAACTGTTTGGAATTTTAAGAAGTGTGTAAATGTCGGAGATGAAGTTGAAGCTGGAGACATCATTGGTACAGTAGAGGAAACAGAAATCGTTACTCATAAAATCATGGTGCCACATCGTGTTTCTGGTAAAGTAACTTCCATTGAAGATGGAGATTATCGCATAGAAGATCCAGTTGCAGTGATAACAGCAGCGGATGGTACTGAACATAAAGTTACAATGATGCAAAAATGGCCAGTACGTGTTGGCCGTCCATATAAAGAAAAACTATCACCAGATATGCCATTAGTAACAGGACAACGTGTTATTGATACGTTATTCCCAATTGCTAAAGGTGGTGTTGCAGCAGTTCCAGGACCATTTGGTAGTGGTAAAACAGTTGTACAACATCAGCTTGCAAAATGGGCAGAAGCTGATATCGTAGTTTACATCGGTTGTGGTGAACGTGGAAATGAGATGACAGACGTATTAAATGAGTTCCCAGAGTTAAAGGATCCAAAAACAGGTCATTCCTTAATGGAAAGAACTGTATTAATCGCCAATACATCTGACATGCCAGTTGCTGCACGTGAGGCATCCATCTATGTTGGTATTACAATCGCTGAATATTTCCGTGATATGGGATATTCCGTAGCACTTATGGCTGATTCTACATCCCGTTGGGCAGAGGCACTTCGTGAAATGTCTGGTCGTCTTGAAGAAATGCCAGGTGAAGAAGGTTATCCAGCTTATTTAGGTAGCCGTTTGGCACAATTTTATGAAAGAGCTGGTAGAGTTATTTCCACTGGTAAAGAAGGAAGAGAAGGAGCATTATCCGTAATTGGAGCAGTATCCCCTCCAGGTGGTGATATTTCAGAACCAGTATCTCAGGCTACCTTACGTATTGTAAAAGTATTCTGGGGTCTTGATTCAAACCTTGCTTATAGAAGACATTTCCCAGCAATTAACTGGTTAACAAGTTATTCCTTATATGTAGATCGTTTAGGAAAATGGTTTAATAATAATGTTCATGATGACTATATGGATTTAAGAGCTAGAATTATGAAGATGCTACATGATGAATCAGAACTTGATGAAATCGTTAAGTTAGTAGGTATGGATGCACTTTCTGCACCAGACCGTCTTAAACTAGAAGCAGCTCGTTCCATTCGTGAAGACTTCCTTCATCAAGATGCATTCCATGAAGTGGATACTTATACCTCTCTTGATAAGCAGTATCGCATGATGGAACTTGTACTTAATTACTATGATATCTCTTTGGATGCACTTTCTAAAGGCGTTAGTATTGATGCATTAGTTAAGCTACCAGTAAGAGAAAATATTGGACGTTTTAAGTATGTAAAAGCAGAGCTTATGGAAGAAGAATTCTATCGTATTTTAAATACTCTACATAACCAGACAGAAGAATTATTACAGAAGGAGGATGCCTAA
- a CDS encoding V-type ATP synthase subunit F codes for MYKIAVLGDRDSIYGFAALGLDTFPVSDRESAVKKLREIVGQSYAVIYVTEKLQEELSEEIDVYRNEPLPAIIPIPGVSGNTGKGMLNVKKSVERAVGSDIIFNMEEK; via the coding sequence ATGTATAAAATAGCAGTTTTAGGAGACCGAGATAGCATATATGGATTCGCTGCATTAGGACTTGACACTTTCCCAGTCAGTGATAGGGAGAGCGCAGTTAAAAAATTACGTGAGATTGTAGGGCAATCTTATGCGGTGATATATGTAACAGAGAAATTACAAGAAGAACTTTCAGAAGAAATTGATGTTTATCGTAATGAGCCTCTTCCGGCAATCATTCCAATACCTGGAGTATCTGGAAATACCGGAAAGGGTATGTTAAATGTAAAAAAATCAGTGGAGAGAGCCGTTGGTTCCGATATCATTTTCAACATGGAAGAAAAATAA
- a CDS encoding V-type ATPase subunit produces the protein MADNQYTYAVARIRSKELSLLSKKDFEQLLLCKDYKECMNLLFDMGWGSKEQEDSSDIISFEHKKTWDLIEELVEDMSVFDVFLYENDFHNLKAAIKQAYQKVEVPNIFISHGTVSASLINEAVMQHDFSILPERMRDCGKEAYEALLHTGDGQLCDMIIDKGALEAIYKAGKSSKNELLSLYAELKVAVANIKIAIRGCNTNKSKEFYLRAMTECETLNLESLIDAALQNVDAVIEYINSTVYADASFAIKESLSSFERWCDNMLIAKIGPQKYNPFTVSPLAAYILARDNELKTVRIILSGKRNSLSEDIIRERIRDSYV, from the coding sequence ATGGCTGATAATCAGTATACCTATGCAGTCGCACGAATCCGTTCCAAAGAGCTGTCCTTGTTAAGCAAGAAAGATTTTGAACAATTACTGTTATGCAAAGATTATAAAGAATGTATGAATCTGCTGTTTGATATGGGATGGGGAAGTAAAGAGCAAGAAGATTCTTCAGATATCATTAGTTTTGAACATAAGAAAACTTGGGATCTCATAGAAGAACTTGTTGAGGATATGTCAGTTTTTGATGTGTTTTTATATGAAAATGATTTCCATAATTTAAAGGCTGCAATTAAGCAAGCATATCAAAAGGTTGAGGTACCAAATATATTTATATCCCATGGTACAGTATCAGCATCTTTAATAAATGAAGCGGTGATGCAACATGATTTTTCCATACTTCCAGAACGTATGAGAGATTGTGGAAAAGAAGCATACGAAGCTTTATTACATACAGGTGATGGGCAATTATGCGATATGATCATTGATAAAGGTGCACTAGAAGCAATTTATAAGGCTGGAAAGTCTTCTAAGAATGAACTTTTATCATTATATGCGGAGCTTAAAGTTGCTGTAGCAAACATAAAGATTGCAATTCGAGGATGTAATACGAATAAAAGCAAAGAGTTTTATTTGCGTGCAATGACAGAATGTGAAACCCTTAATCTTGAATCATTAATCGATGCAGCATTACAAAATGTAGATGCAGTCATTGAATATATTAATTCAACGGTTTACGCGGATGCTTCTTTTGCGATTAAGGAGTCATTATCTTCCTTTGAACGATGGTGTGACAATATGCTAATCGCGAAAATTGGACCACAAAAGTACAATCCTTTCACGGTATCACCACTGGCAGCTTATATTCTGGCGCGTGATAACGAGTTGAAAACAGTAAGAATTATTTTATCTGGTAAACGAAATTCTCTTTCTGAGGATATCATCAGGGAAAGGATTAGGGATTCGTATGTATAA
- a CDS encoding V-type ATP synthase subunit E, with protein sequence MTGLENILKHIDEEASKNATKTLNEAREAKNKILADAKIEGEKRCADIAMKSKEEVKILLSRAKSAAELEEKKLLLRSKQEAIEHILMKAMEQLKQLPADQYFEILVTMIKKYAEPLPGEIMFSSEDKKRLPNNFEELINAALADKEGATLKISNNNREINGGFILSYGEVEENCSFEALFLAERENLIDKVGSVLF encoded by the coding sequence ATGACAGGACTCGAGAATATATTGAAGCATATTGACGAGGAAGCTTCTAAAAATGCCACTAAAACACTGAATGAGGCTAGGGAAGCGAAAAACAAAATCCTTGCAGATGCTAAAATAGAAGGTGAAAAACGATGTGCTGATATTGCAATGAAATCAAAAGAAGAAGTAAAAATTCTTTTAAGTCGTGCAAAATCGGCAGCTGAGCTAGAAGAAAAGAAATTATTACTTCGCTCAAAACAAGAAGCAATTGAACATATTTTAATGAAAGCAATGGAGCAATTAAAGCAATTGCCTGCCGATCAATATTTCGAAATCCTTGTTACAATGATAAAAAAATATGCAGAGCCTCTTCCTGGAGAGATTATGTTTTCAAGTGAAGATAAAAAACGTTTACCGAATAACTTTGAAGAATTAATCAATGCTGCATTAGCAGATAAAGAGGGTGCAACATTAAAAATATCAAATAACAATAGAGAAATAAATGGTGGATTTATTCTATCCTACGGCGAGGTAGAAGAGAATTGTTCTTTTGAAGCATTATTTTTAGCAGAGAGAGAAAACTTGATTGACAAGGTTGGTTCCGTTTTATTCTAA
- a CDS encoding V-type ATP synthase subunit K, which translates to MNNFGVVLALVGAVLAALLAGMGSAKGVGMAGEAAAGVITEDPTKFSKVLILQLLPGTQGIYGLLIAFITLSQIGILGGDPNEVTIAKGALYFAACLPMAIVGYASAIRQARASVASIAVVAKKPEQFGKAMIFPAMVETYAILALLISILAVIGIGSL; encoded by the coding sequence ATGAATAATTTTGGAGTTGTATTAGCATTAGTTGGAGCTGTTTTAGCAGCATTATTAGCAGGTATGGGTTCAGCAAAAGGTGTAGGTATGGCAGGTGAGGCTGCTGCAGGTGTTATCACTGAAGATCCTACAAAATTCAGTAAAGTTTTAATTTTACAGTTATTACCTGGTACTCAAGGTATTTATGGTCTTTTAATTGCGTTTATCACATTGTCTCAGATTGGTATTTTAGGTGGAGATCCAAATGAAGTAACTATCGCTAAGGGAGCTCTTTATTTCGCAGCTTGTCTTCCAATGGCAATCGTTGGATATGCTTCTGCAATCCGTCAGGCAAGAGCATCTGTAGCAAGTATTGCTGTAGTTGCAAAAAAACCAGAACAATTTGGTAAGGCAATGATTTTCCCAGCCATGGTAGAGACTTATGCAATTTTAGCATTATTAATTTCCATCTTAGCAGTTATTGGTATTGGAAGCCTTTAA
- a CDS encoding V-type ATP synthase subunit I, which translates to MAVLQMQRINICTLKKNRKSILELLQRKGVIEISDTMPEDSVFQKMDVTATETSLEKNIALANEALGVLNTYVKEEAGMLSILNGRKEVPVDIYDGFYKEHDNVLAVAKKICDLSKKINEEKSEILKLEAQLETLTPWLSLDLPFSFKGTKCTSAFIGVLQNEWTLESIYEQVPEDIILHVEIVYTSKDQTCIFALCLKEQSEKALEYLRTLGFSQKTSSSIVDPQLENVGLLNQIESLKKSQEDAEEEIKSFKDMREKIKFLMDYETMRSEKYSVMGQLLQSKSVMVLSGYIPKKDSEEIKDILTNRYEVVVELEEPTEEEDTPVLLENNGFSSPLESTVEGFALPGKGEVDPTFMMSLFYYMLFGLMLSDAAYGAIIVLGCGIALAKFKTMENSLKKTLKMYLYCGISTVFWGILFGSYFGDVVDVVSSTFFGKQITIPALWFVPVNEPMRMLVFSMLLGVIHLYAGLGIKMYQCLRDKKYLDAFYDAVLWYVLLTSCIVMLLSAEIFINIVGLSFILPPVVGKIAGIFAIISAIGIILTSGRESKNPFKRFLKGLYGLYGISGYLSDVLSYSRLLALGLATGVICTVINKMGSMAGGGIKGAIVFILVFILGHSLNIGINALGAYVHTNRLQYVEFFGKFYEGGGRKFQPFSVKTKYFKFKEKTNNE; encoded by the coding sequence ATGGCAGTGCTGCAAATGCAACGAATTAATATATGTACGCTCAAAAAGAATAGAAAATCAATTTTAGAGTTGTTGCAGCGCAAGGGAGTAATAGAAATCAGTGACACCATGCCAGAAGACAGTGTATTTCAAAAAATGGATGTTACTGCAACCGAAACATCATTAGAAAAAAATATTGCTTTAGCAAATGAAGCATTGGGTGTCTTAAATACCTATGTGAAGGAAGAAGCTGGAATGCTGTCCATACTGAATGGGAGAAAGGAAGTACCCGTTGATATCTATGATGGCTTCTATAAAGAGCATGACAATGTATTAGCAGTAGCTAAAAAGATTTGCGATCTTTCTAAGAAAATCAATGAGGAAAAATCAGAAATTCTAAAATTAGAAGCTCAGTTAGAAACACTAACACCATGGCTTTCCTTAGATCTTCCATTTAGCTTTAAAGGAACAAAATGTACAAGTGCATTTATAGGTGTATTACAAAATGAATGGACCTTAGAAAGTATTTACGAACAAGTTCCAGAAGACATTATATTACATGTAGAAATCGTATATACCTCAAAAGATCAGACTTGTATATTTGCACTATGCTTAAAAGAGCAGTCAGAAAAAGCCTTAGAATATTTAAGAACATTAGGTTTTTCTCAAAAAACTTCCTCAAGTATAGTGGATCCTCAGCTTGAAAATGTGGGATTATTAAATCAGATTGAGTCATTAAAGAAATCCCAAGAAGATGCTGAGGAAGAAATCAAATCTTTTAAAGATATGAGAGAGAAGATTAAATTTCTTATGGATTATGAAACCATGAGAAGTGAAAAGTACAGTGTAATGGGTCAGCTTTTACAATCAAAATCAGTTATGGTTTTAAGTGGATATATTCCGAAAAAAGATAGTGAAGAAATAAAGGATATTCTAACCAATAGGTATGAAGTAGTTGTGGAATTAGAAGAACCAACGGAGGAAGAAGATACTCCAGTTTTACTAGAAAATAATGGATTTTCAAGTCCACTTGAAAGTACTGTAGAAGGTTTTGCTTTACCTGGAAAAGGCGAAGTGGATCCAACATTCATGATGTCATTATTCTATTACATGTTGTTTGGACTTATGCTTTCCGATGCGGCATACGGTGCTATTATTGTACTTGGTTGTGGGATTGCACTAGCAAAATTTAAAACAATGGAAAACTCTTTAAAGAAAACATTAAAAATGTATCTTTATTGTGGAATCTCAACTGTTTTTTGGGGCATCTTGTTTGGTAGTTATTTTGGTGACGTCGTAGATGTCGTTTCAAGTACCTTCTTTGGTAAACAAATTACAATTCCAGCTCTATGGTTTGTACCAGTGAATGAGCCTATGCGAATGCTTGTATTTTCAATGCTTCTAGGTGTAATCCACTTATACGCTGGACTTGGAATTAAAATGTATCAATGCTTAAGAGATAAGAAATATTTAGATGCTTTCTATGATGCAGTTTTATGGTATGTATTACTCACTAGTTGTATCGTAATGTTACTATCCGCAGAAATATTTATTAACATTGTAGGCTTAAGCTTTATCTTACCACCAGTGGTAGGAAAGATTGCAGGAATTTTTGCTATAATTTCAGCAATTGGTATTATCCTTACAAGTGGAAGAGAATCTAAGAATCCGTTTAAACGATTCCTAAAAGGTCTTTATGGATTATATGGTATTTCAGGATATTTAAGTGATGTATTATCCTACTCTCGTTTATTAGCCCTAGGCTTAGCAACAGGAGTTATTTGTACGGTTATTAATAAAATGGGTTCCATGGCAGGCGGTGGAATCAAAGGAGCAATCGTATTTATACTTGTTTTTATACTAGGTCATTCGCTTAATATTGGTATTAATGCGTTAGGAGCCTATGTACATACAAATCGTTTGCAATATGTAGAGTTTTTTGGAAAATTCTATGAAGGTGGCGGACGAAAGTTCCAGCCATTTAGTGTAAAAACAAAATATTTTAAATTTAAGGAGAAAACAAATAATGAATAA
- the eno gene encoding phosphopyruvate hydratase, whose amino-acid sequence MKALKISKIIGREIIDSRGNPTVEAEVILEDGTIGVGAVPSGASTGIFEALELRDNDKSRYAGKGVLKAVENINTTIQNLLTGMDASNIYAIDQAMIKEDGTKDKSKLGANAILAVSIACARAAANALQVPLYRFLGGASANVLPVPMMNILNGGAHASNTVDVQEFMIMPVGAKDFHEGLRWCTEVFHSLASILKSKGLTTSVGDEGGFAPNLASDEEAIELILEAIKKAGYEPGVDFVLAMDAASSEWKGDGCYILPKSGKKFTSSELIAHWKELCDKYPIYSIEDALDEEDWDGWKELTKELGDKVQLVGDDLFVTNTERLKKGIDQGCGNSILIKLNQIGSLSETLDAIKMAHKAGYTAIVSHRSGETEDTTIADLAVALNAGQIKTGAPSRSERVAKYNQLLRIEEDLSVGAKYLGKDTFNVKR is encoded by the coding sequence ATGAAAGCATTAAAGATAAGTAAAATAATAGGAAGAGAAATTATTGATTCCAGAGGAAATCCAACCGTAGAAGCGGAAGTAATACTAGAAGATGGTACAATAGGCGTTGGTGCAGTACCTAGTGGTGCCTCCACAGGTATCTTTGAAGCATTAGAATTACGCGATAATGATAAAAGCCGTTACGCAGGAAAAGGCGTATTAAAAGCGGTTGAAAATATTAATACAACAATACAAAATCTTTTAACAGGAATGGATGCATCTAATATCTATGCCATTGATCAAGCAATGATAAAAGAAGATGGAACCAAAGATAAATCAAAATTAGGAGCTAATGCAATTTTAGCTGTTTCAATTGCTTGTGCAAGAGCTGCAGCAAATGCTTTACAAGTTCCACTATATCGATTTTTAGGTGGTGCATCTGCGAATGTACTTCCAGTTCCTATGATGAATATTTTAAATGGTGGAGCTCATGCTTCTAATACCGTTGATGTACAGGAATTCATGATTATGCCAGTAGGAGCAAAGGATTTTCATGAAGGTTTACGTTGGTGTACAGAAGTGTTCCACTCACTTGCCTCTATTTTAAAGAGCAAAGGTTTAACAACTTCTGTTGGAGATGAAGGTGGATTTGCACCAAATCTTGCAAGTGATGAAGAAGCAATCGAATTAATACTTGAAGCAATTAAAAAGGCAGGTTATGAACCTGGAGTTGATTTTGTATTAGCTATGGATGCTGCTTCTAGTGAATGGAAGGGCGATGGCTGCTACATACTTCCAAAGAGCGGTAAAAAATTCACATCATCTGAATTAATTGCTCACTGGAAAGAACTTTGTGATAAATATCCAATCTATTCCATCGAAGATGCTTTGGATGAAGAAGATTGGGATGGCTGGAAAGAGCTCACAAAGGAACTAGGAGATAAAGTACAATTAGTTGGTGACGATTTATTTGTAACAAATACGGAACGCCTTAAAAAAGGTATTGACCAAGGTTGTGGTAATTCCATTTTAATTAAATTAAATCAAATCGGTTCTTTATCTGAAACACTTGATGCAATTAAAATGGCTCATAAAGCAGGTTATACTGCAATAGTTTCCCATAGATCTGGTGAGACTGAAGATACAACCATTGCAGATTTAGCAGTAGCTTTAAATGCTGGTCAAATAAAAACTGGTGCACCAAGTAGAAGTGAGCGAGTTGCAAAATATAATCAATTGCTTCGCATTGAAGAAGATCTTTCTGTTGGTGCTAAGTATTTAGGCAAAGATACCTTCAATGTAAAAAGATAA
- a CDS encoding DUF1858 domain-containing protein encodes MVDKSMKIGEILGLHEEIPPLLLQSGMHCLGCPSSQMESLEEACMVHGINVDELVEKINSLLK; translated from the coding sequence ATGGTAGACAAAAGTATGAAAATTGGTGAAATTTTAGGATTGCATGAAGAGATTCCTCCATTATTACTACAAAGTGGTATGCATTGTCTTGGATGCCCATCGTCACAAATGGAATCTTTAGAAGAAGCATGTATGGTACATGGTATCAATGTAGATGAATTAGTAGAAAAAATTAATTCATTATTAAAATAG
- a CDS encoding hemerythrin domain-containing protein has translation MENMTENVNSIEIMMEEHQNILRMCKVIRTICFGILKGKEINYDEFYEIIDFIKNYADTHHHGKEEKFLFAEMQEHLGRIGENLITHGMLVEHDYGRLYMSELKDALARVKEGDEESKLDVISNVISYTHHITRHIAKEDEVVYTYGAKHLSKEILDKVNKLSEKFEEDAKEAGVQEKYLDLLQRLEEKYKEK, from the coding sequence ATGGAAAATATGACTGAAAATGTCAATAGTATTGAGATAATGATGGAGGAACATCAGAATATCTTACGTATGTGTAAAGTAATTCGTACCATTTGCTTTGGCATTTTAAAGGGAAAAGAAATAAACTATGATGAATTTTATGAAATTATCGATTTTATAAAAAATTATGCGGATACGCATCATCATGGAAAAGAAGAAAAATTCCTTTTCGCAGAAATGCAGGAACATTTAGGGCGAATTGGTGAAAACCTAATTACACATGGAATGCTTGTGGAACATGACTATGGAAGATTATATATGTCAGAATTAAAGGATGCACTTGCACGTGTAAAAGAAGGCGATGAGGAAAGTAAATTAGATGTGATTTCAAATGTTATTTCATATACACATCATATTACCCGCCATATCGCAAAAGAAGATGAAGTGGTTTATACTTATGGTGCAAAACACTTATCTAAGGAAATATTGGACAAAGTTAATAAACTTTCCGAGAAATTCGAAGAAGATGCAAAAGAAGCGGGAGTACAAGAAAAATATTTAGACTTATTGCAAAGATTAGAAGAAAAATACAAGGAGAAATAA
- a CDS encoding arabinosylfuranosidase ArfA: protein MKKAEIIIDKNFIVSKVDRRIYGSFIEHLGRAVYEGIYQPESPFADEQGFRKDSLALVKELNVPVVRYPGGNFVSGYHWEDGIGPKEKRPKKVDLAWNVIETNQFGLNEFVDWSKKAGSEVMMAVNLGTRGIDEAKDILEYCNFKEGTYLSDLRKSHGYEKPHDIKLWCLGNEMDGPWQIGHKTAEEYGRLASETARVMKMVDPSIELVACGSSHLHMPTFGTWEATVLDHCYNDVEYLSLHQYYGNRSNDTKSFLANSVGMDIFIQSVVSICDYVKAKKHSKKQINLSFDEWNVWYHSNEADQKLEKWVQAPHQLEDVYNFEDALLVGSMLITMLRHADRVKVACMAQLVNVIAPIMTSDTGAWRQTIFYPYMHASVYGNGTVLNTIVKSPVYDCKEYTDAPYLDSVVIANEETEELVIFAVNKDLEEDMEVSCDFRQYADYQVVEHIVLTHNDLKAVNTEVNPNNVIPRIGGNSKMDDGRFTTILNKQSWNVIRLKK, encoded by the coding sequence ATGAAAAAAGCAGAGATAATTATTGATAAGAATTTTATTGTAAGTAAAGTTGACCGTCGGATTTACGGTTCTTTTATAGAACATTTGGGAAGAGCTGTATATGAAGGAATTTATCAACCGGAAAGTCCCTTTGCAGACGAACAAGGATTTCGTAAAGATAGTTTGGCATTAGTAAAAGAATTAAATGTTCCAGTTGTTCGTTATCCAGGAGGAAACTTTGTTTCTGGTTACCATTGGGAAGATGGAATTGGGCCAAAGGAGAAACGTCCGAAAAAAGTTGATCTAGCTTGGAATGTTATTGAAACAAATCAATTTGGTTTAAATGAATTTGTAGACTGGAGCAAAAAAGCAGGATCAGAAGTAATGATGGCTGTAAATCTTGGAACAAGAGGAATCGATGAAGCAAAAGATATTTTAGAATATTGTAATTTTAAAGAAGGTACTTATTTAAGTGATTTAAGAAAGTCCCATGGTTATGAAAAACCTCATGATATTAAGTTATGGTGTTTAGGAAATGAAATGGATGGCCCTTGGCAAATTGGTCATAAAACCGCTGAAGAATATGGTAGATTAGCAAGTGAAACTGCAAGAGTAATGAAAATGGTGGATCCTTCCATTGAGCTTGTTGCTTGTGGTAGTTCACATTTACATATGCCGACTTTTGGTACGTGGGAAGCAACAGTACTAGATCATTGTTATAACGATGTTGAGTATCTTTCTTTACATCAGTATTATGGAAATCGTAGTAATGATACGAAGAGCTTTTTGGCAAATAGCGTAGGAATGGATATTTTTATTCAATCGGTAGTCTCCATCTGTGATTATGTAAAAGCAAAAAAACATAGTAAAAAACAAATCAATTTATCATTTGATGAATGGAATGTTTGGTATCATTCCAATGAAGCAGACCAAAAACTTGAAAAATGGGTGCAGGCTCCACATCAATTAGAAGATGTTTATAATTTTGAGGATGCTTTATTGGTAGGTAGTATGTTAATTACGATGTTGCGCCATGCGGATCGCGTAAAAGTTGCTTGTATGGCACAGCTTGTTAATGTTATCGCACCGATTATGACTTCGGATACAGGGGCATGGAGACAAACAATTTTCTATCCATATATGCACGCAAGTGTATATGGAAACGGTACTGTATTAAATACGATTGTTAAATCACCAGTTTATGATTGTAAAGAGTATACAGATGCACCATATCTTGATTCTGTCGTAATCGCTAATGAGGAGACGGAAGAGTTAGTTATTTTTGCAGTTAATAAAGATTTAGAAGAAGATATGGAAGTTTCCTGCGATTTCCGACAATATGCGGATTATCAAGTCGTTGAGCATATCGTTTTAACACATAATGACTTAAAGGCAGTGAATACGGAAGTAAATCCAAACAATGTAATACCACGTATTGGTGGAAATTCTAAAATGGATGATGGAAGATTTACTACAATTTTAAATAAGCAGTCTTGGAATGTAATACGCTTAAAAAAATAA
- a CDS encoding helix-turn-helix domain-containing protein translates to MFSINYCDYNASNADTDRINRPLGSGDYLLLYFLAPMRIHMENKAVIAPTNSFILFSPGMPQIYEAVDKFRNSYIHFTVEKELIEELHIPLNKIFSLHHPATINEFIRRIQIEFFSEERHSDMLLDSFMKQMFITIERELYHSEKNPNIDSTLKEEFRTARLEILTHSEKDWTTESMSELVHIGKSQFFYYYKLFFNNSPKAELINARIEKAKFLLTNEAYQVKQVASLVGFQNVYHFIRYFKKCCGCTPQHFRKMI, encoded by the coding sequence ATGTTTTCCATTAATTACTGTGATTATAACGCCTCAAATGCAGACACTGACCGCATTAATCGTCCACTTGGTAGTGGAGATTATTTATTACTATACTTTTTAGCACCAATGCGAATCCATATGGAGAATAAAGCAGTGATTGCACCAACAAACTCTTTTATATTATTTTCACCTGGAATGCCTCAAATATATGAAGCTGTTGATAAATTTAGAAATAGTTATATCCATTTTACAGTGGAGAAAGAACTTATTGAAGAATTACATATCCCACTAAATAAAATCTTTTCCTTACATCACCCTGCTACGATTAATGAGTTTATTCGCAGAATACAAATTGAGTTTTTTTCCGAAGAGAGACACTCTGATATGCTTTTAGATTCATTCATGAAACAGATGTTTATTACCATAGAGCGGGAGTTATATCATTCTGAAAAGAATCCGAATATTGATTCCACACTAAAAGAAGAATTTAGAACTGCACGATTAGAAATTTTAACACATTCAGAAAAAGATTGGACTACAGAGTCCATGTCTGAACTAGTTCATATTGGTAAAAGTCAATTTTTTTATTATTATAAACTATTTTTTAATAACTCTCCTAAAGCAGAATTAATAAATGCTAGGATAGAAAAGGCTAAATTTTTACTCACAAACGAAGCCTACCAAGTGAAACAAGTTGCTTCCCTAGTAGGCTTTCAAAATGTATACCACTTTATTCGATATTTTAAAAAATGCTGTGGATGTACTCCACAACATTTTAGAAAAATGATTTAA